From Diaminobutyricibacter sp. McL0608, one genomic window encodes:
- the tkt gene encoding transketolase, producing MAALQWDPIDNKAVDTARVLAADSVEKVGNGHPGTAMSLAPAAYLLFQKVMKRDPQDHHWLGRDRFILSAGHSSLTQYIQLYFAGDGLKLSDLEALRTWGSLTPGHPEYGHTDGVEITTGPLGQGISSAVGFAYASRFERGLFDPEAEPGTSPFDHFVYVIAGDGDLQEGVSSEASSLAGHQELGNLIAIYDSNQISIEDDTNIAFTEDVKARYEAYHWHVQVVDWKKSGVYSEDVVALHEAILAAQAVTDKPSLIILKTIIGWPSPKKQNTGKIHGSALGADELAAVKKVLGFDPEKTFDVDPEVIEHTRHAIDRGIAAHAEWDVAFEAWADANPDRKALLERLLTGELPEGVEAVLPEFEAGKDISTRAASGKVINAIASIMPELWGGSADLAESNNTTIEGAASFVPAERSTHEWTGNPYGRVLHFGIREHAMAAITNGIVLHGPTRAFGGTFLIFSDYMRPAVRLSALMRVPSIFVWTHDSVALGEDGPTHQPIEQLATLRAIPHLDVVRPGDANEVAWAWKTILERRKGPAGIALTRQNIPVFARGDGDASGDTFAAAKNVAKGAYVLAEAPGGTPDVIFIATGSEVQIAVDARETLRAEGINARVVSAPSLEWFEEQSDEYRESVLPASIKARVSIEAGIDLTWRKYVGDHGRSVSIEHFGASADYKTLFREFGMTTEHAVAAAKESLGSL from the coding sequence GTGGCAGCTCTGCAATGGGATCCCATTGACAACAAAGCAGTAGACACCGCTCGCGTCCTCGCAGCGGATTCGGTCGAGAAAGTTGGCAACGGGCATCCCGGCACTGCCATGAGCCTCGCACCGGCTGCCTACCTGCTCTTCCAGAAAGTGATGAAGCGCGACCCGCAGGACCACCACTGGCTCGGGCGTGACCGATTCATCCTGTCGGCGGGTCACAGCTCGCTGACCCAGTACATCCAGCTCTACTTCGCCGGAGACGGCCTGAAGCTGTCCGACCTCGAGGCACTCCGCACCTGGGGCTCGCTGACCCCGGGTCACCCGGAGTACGGGCACACCGACGGTGTCGAGATCACCACCGGCCCACTCGGCCAGGGCATCTCGTCGGCCGTCGGCTTCGCCTACGCCAGCCGCTTCGAGCGCGGGCTCTTCGACCCCGAGGCCGAGCCGGGCACGAGCCCGTTCGACCACTTCGTGTACGTGATCGCCGGAGACGGCGACCTCCAGGAGGGTGTGAGCTCCGAGGCCTCCTCGCTCGCCGGCCACCAGGAGCTCGGCAACCTCATCGCGATCTACGACAGCAACCAGATCTCGATCGAGGACGACACCAACATCGCGTTCACCGAAGATGTGAAGGCGCGTTACGAGGCGTACCACTGGCACGTCCAGGTCGTCGACTGGAAGAAGTCGGGCGTCTACAGCGAAGACGTCGTCGCGCTCCACGAGGCGATCCTCGCCGCGCAGGCGGTCACCGACAAGCCCTCCCTGATCATCCTGAAGACGATCATCGGCTGGCCCAGCCCGAAGAAGCAGAACACCGGCAAGATCCACGGGTCCGCGCTCGGCGCCGACGAACTGGCCGCCGTCAAGAAGGTCCTCGGGTTCGACCCCGAGAAGACCTTCGACGTTGACCCCGAGGTCATCGAGCACACCCGCCACGCGATCGACCGCGGCATCGCGGCGCACGCCGAGTGGGATGTGGCGTTCGAGGCCTGGGCAGATGCCAATCCGGACCGCAAGGCACTGCTCGAGCGACTGCTGACGGGCGAACTGCCTGAGGGCGTCGAGGCGGTTCTTCCCGAGTTCGAAGCCGGCAAGGACATTTCGACCCGTGCGGCGAGCGGCAAGGTCATCAACGCGATCGCGTCGATCATGCCGGAGCTGTGGGGCGGTTCCGCCGACCTCGCCGAGTCGAACAACACCACCATCGAGGGCGCGGCGTCGTTCGTTCCCGCCGAGCGCTCCACGCACGAATGGACCGGAAACCCCTACGGCCGGGTGCTGCACTTCGGCATCCGCGAGCACGCGATGGCGGCGATCACCAACGGCATCGTGCTGCACGGTCCGACCCGCGCATTCGGCGGCACCTTCCTCATCTTCAGCGATTACATGCGCCCGGCGGTCCGCCTGTCCGCGCTCATGCGGGTGCCGTCGATCTTCGTCTGGACGCACGACTCGGTGGCGCTCGGCGAAGACGGACCGACCCACCAGCCGATCGAGCAGCTCGCGACGCTGCGCGCCATCCCGCACCTCGACGTCGTCCGCCCGGGCGACGCGAACGAGGTCGCGTGGGCGTGGAAGACGATCCTCGAACGCCGCAAGGGGCCGGCGGGCATCGCACTCACGCGCCAGAACATCCCGGTCTTCGCACGCGGCGACGGTGATGCGAGCGGTGACACCTTCGCTGCGGCGAAGAACGTTGCCAAGGGCGCCTACGTCCTGGCCGAAGCCCCCGGCGGAACTCCCGACGTGATCTTCATCGCGACCGGCTCCGAGGTGCAGATCGCGGTGGATGCGCGTGAGACTCTGCGCGCCGAAGGCATCAATGCCCGCGTGGTCTCTGCTCCCAGCCTGGAATGGTTCGAAGAGCAGAGCGACGAGTACCGCGAATCCGTCCTTCCGGCGTCGATCAAAGCGCGCGTCTCCATCGAGGCCGGCATCGACCTCACGTGGCGCAAGTACGTCGGCGACCACGGGCGCAGCGTGTCGATCGAGCACTTCGGTGCATCCGCCGACTACAAGACCCTGTTCCGCGAGTTCGGCATGACCACCGAGCATGCCGTCGCGGCTGCCAAGGAATCGCTCGGATCTCTCTGA
- a CDS encoding heme o synthase, giving the protein MDVAVESRVDPGRIGARRKFKAYLALTKPRVVELLLVVTVPTMILAQNGIPNLLLVLATVVGGAMSAGSAGAFNCYFDRDIDRVMNRTKNRPLVTGELSDREALVFAWGLGAASILVLGFLANWLAAALSLVAILLYVVFYTLILKRRTPQNIVWGGVAGCMPVLIGWAAVTDSLAWAPFILFFIIFLWTPPHYWPLSMKYRDDYKSAGVPMLAVVRGRAVVGLQVILYAWATVACSLLLIPVAHMGVLYTAVALGTGGWFIYESHRLYNLAIRHEVVSPMRVFHGSIAYLTLLFLAIAIDPLLPF; this is encoded by the coding sequence ATGGACGTCGCTGTAGAGAGCCGAGTAGACCCGGGTCGAATCGGCGCACGGCGCAAGTTCAAGGCCTACCTGGCCCTCACGAAGCCCCGAGTCGTCGAACTCCTGCTCGTGGTCACGGTTCCGACCATGATCCTCGCGCAGAACGGCATCCCGAACCTCCTCCTGGTGCTCGCCACCGTCGTCGGCGGCGCGATGAGCGCCGGTTCCGCGGGAGCGTTCAACTGCTATTTCGACCGCGACATCGACCGCGTGATGAACCGCACCAAGAACCGGCCCCTGGTCACCGGCGAGCTCTCCGACCGTGAGGCGCTCGTCTTCGCGTGGGGGCTCGGCGCGGCCTCCATCCTCGTCCTCGGCTTCCTCGCCAACTGGCTGGCCGCGGCGCTGTCGCTCGTCGCCATCCTTCTCTACGTCGTCTTCTACACCCTGATCCTGAAGCGCCGCACCCCGCAGAACATCGTCTGGGGCGGCGTCGCCGGCTGCATGCCTGTGCTCATCGGCTGGGCAGCGGTGACCGACTCGCTCGCCTGGGCACCGTTCATCCTGTTCTTCATCATCTTCCTGTGGACGCCTCCGCACTACTGGCCGTTGTCGATGAAGTACCGCGACGACTACAAGTCGGCGGGCGTGCCGATGCTGGCTGTCGTCCGCGGGCGCGCCGTGGTCGGGCTCCAGGTCATCCTGTATGCGTGGGCGACCGTGGCATGCTCGCTCCTCCTCATTCCTGTGGCGCACATGGGCGTCCTCTACACGGCGGTCGCCCTCGGCACGGGCGGCTGGTTCATCTACGAATCGCACCGCCTCTACAACCTCGCTATCCGGCATGAAGTCGTCTCGCCGATGCGCGTGTTCCACGGCTCCATCGCCTACCTCACATTGCTCTTCCTTGCGATCGCGATCGACCCGCTGCTGCCCTTCTGA
- a CDS encoding GNAT family N-acetyltransferase — protein MTATLLTERLILDAPAPSDVDTILELCQDPEIHRWVPLPWPYERPNAEYFVDSYVTHGLASGAYVTWAMRTAADRAFIGAIELRADQAERSASIGCWLGRPSRGHGYMREAAQGVIDYAIGPSGPGYTRLRWEGLVGNDASLRIASSLGFVIERDEERTVDFRGERRPAWLGVLVTPERRATR, from the coding sequence ATGACGGCCACGCTTCTCACGGAGCGACTCATCCTCGACGCGCCGGCTCCCTCCGACGTCGACACGATCCTCGAACTGTGCCAGGACCCGGAGATCCATCGCTGGGTTCCGCTGCCGTGGCCGTACGAGCGCCCCAACGCGGAATACTTCGTCGACAGCTATGTGACGCACGGGCTGGCGAGCGGGGCCTACGTGACCTGGGCGATGCGCACCGCCGCCGACCGCGCGTTCATCGGCGCGATCGAACTCCGCGCCGACCAGGCGGAACGCTCCGCCTCGATCGGCTGCTGGCTGGGCAGGCCGTCGCGGGGTCATGGCTACATGAGAGAAGCCGCCCAGGGGGTCATCGACTACGCGATCGGTCCTTCCGGACCCGGGTACACGCGCCTGCGGTGGGAGGGACTGGTCGGAAACGACGCCAGCCTGCGGATCGCCTCCTCGCTCGGATTCGTGATCGAGCGGGACGAGGAACGCACGGTCGATTTCCGCGGCGAACGACGGCCGGCCTGGCTGGGCGTGCTGGTCACGCCCGAGCGCCGCGCCACCCGCTGA
- a CDS encoding COX15/CtaA family protein has product MQTPLAYLAARYTLGPRSLRWATTAALVVSIIIVFSGGVVRVTGSGLGCPTWPSCEVGSLTPTPALGIHAIIEFSNRMMTGVLCAAVAWVIVAARLQKPRNRTMTRLAWSQFWLVVANAIAGGITVLTALNPYIVAFHFVMAIALLTTTALTWHRAHLGESATVAIPRSARALSYTLLVVTLVLILVGTLVSGSGPHSGDSADVPRMTFDWQNVTIVHAVLGTATLVLAIALLVVLARIPDARLARRRTITFIVVLLLQAGIGVVQSLTGLPDALVALHLLGAALVWVGVLRVVLDVNPALFPTVSVTTGEAERSLSIR; this is encoded by the coding sequence GTGCAAACCCCGCTCGCTTACCTGGCCGCGCGCTACACCCTCGGACCACGCTCGCTTCGCTGGGCGACCACGGCGGCCCTCGTCGTCAGCATCATCATCGTGTTCAGCGGGGGAGTCGTGCGGGTCACCGGGTCCGGTCTCGGCTGCCCGACCTGGCCGAGCTGCGAAGTCGGCTCGTTGACGCCCACGCCGGCACTGGGCATCCACGCGATCATCGAGTTCTCCAACCGGATGATGACGGGCGTGCTGTGCGCCGCCGTCGCCTGGGTCATCGTCGCCGCCCGCCTGCAGAAGCCGCGCAACCGCACCATGACTCGCCTGGCGTGGTCGCAGTTCTGGCTGGTCGTCGCGAACGCGATCGCGGGCGGCATCACCGTCCTCACCGCGCTCAACCCCTACATCGTCGCCTTCCACTTCGTCATGGCGATCGCGCTGCTGACCACGACGGCGCTCACCTGGCACCGTGCGCACCTGGGCGAATCGGCGACCGTTGCGATTCCGCGGTCAGCGCGCGCTCTCAGTTACACGCTTCTCGTCGTGACCCTGGTCCTGATCCTGGTCGGGACGCTCGTGTCCGGGTCCGGTCCGCACTCGGGCGACTCGGCCGACGTGCCGCGGATGACATTCGACTGGCAGAACGTCACGATCGTGCACGCCGTGCTCGGCACGGCCACCCTGGTTCTCGCCATCGCGCTCCTCGTCGTGCTGGCGCGCATCCCGGATGCCCGGCTCGCCCGCCGCCGCACGATCACGTTCATCGTCGTCCTGCTCCTGCAGGCCGGCATCGGCGTCGTCCAGTCCCTGACCGGCCTCCCGGATGCGCTGGTCGCCCTGCACCTGCTCGGCGCCGCACTCGTCTGGGTCGGTGTCCTTCGAGTCGTGCTCGACGTCAACCCCGCACTCTTCCCGACCGTCTCGGTCACGACCGGCGAAGCGGAGCGCTCACTGTCAATTCGTTGA
- the sufB gene encoding Fe-S cluster assembly protein SufB, giving the protein MSDILIDRPELNSLGQYEFGWADSDVAGASARRGISPEVVTDISNLKNEPAWMLQRRLKALQLFERKPMPTWGADLSEIDFDNIKYFVRSTEKQAQTWEDLPDDIKNTYEKLGIPEAERQRLVAGVAAQYESEVVYHQINAELEAQGVIFMDTDTALREHPEFFEEYFGTVIPSGDNKFAALNSAVWSGGSFVYVPPGVHVDIPLQAYFRINTENMGQFERTLIIADEGSYVHYIEGCTAPIYKSDSLHSAVVEIIVKKNARVRYTTIQNWSNNVYNLVTKRATAAAGATMEWIDGNIGSKVTMKYPSIYLMGEHAKGETLSVAFAGPGQHQDAGAKMIHMAPYTQSSIVSKSIARGGGRAGYRGEVRVDQNAHHAANTVRCDALLVDTISRSDTYPAIDIRVDDVQLGHEATVSRVSEEQLFYLMSRGMPEDEAMAMIVRGFIEPIARELPMEYALELNKLIEMGMEGSVG; this is encoded by the coding sequence ATGTCAGACATCCTGATCGACCGCCCCGAACTCAACAGCCTTGGGCAGTATGAGTTCGGCTGGGCCGATTCCGACGTTGCCGGAGCATCCGCACGCCGCGGAATCTCGCCGGAGGTGGTAACCGACATCTCCAACCTCAAGAACGAACCTGCGTGGATGCTGCAACGCCGCCTCAAGGCCCTTCAGCTCTTCGAGCGCAAGCCGATGCCCACGTGGGGCGCAGACCTGTCGGAGATCGACTTCGACAACATCAAGTACTTCGTGCGGTCGACCGAGAAGCAGGCACAGACCTGGGAAGACCTGCCCGACGACATCAAGAACACGTACGAGAAGCTCGGAATCCCCGAGGCCGAACGCCAGCGCCTCGTCGCCGGTGTCGCGGCCCAGTACGAGTCCGAGGTCGTCTATCACCAGATCAATGCTGAGCTCGAAGCCCAGGGCGTGATCTTCATGGACACCGACACCGCCCTGCGCGAGCACCCCGAGTTCTTCGAGGAGTACTTCGGCACGGTCATCCCGAGCGGTGACAACAAGTTCGCGGCGCTGAACTCCGCGGTCTGGTCCGGCGGCTCCTTCGTCTACGTGCCGCCCGGCGTCCACGTGGACATCCCGCTCCAGGCCTACTTCCGCATCAACACGGAGAACATGGGCCAGTTCGAGCGCACGCTGATCATCGCCGACGAAGGCAGCTACGTCCACTACATCGAGGGCTGCACGGCTCCGATCTACAAGTCGGACTCGCTCCACTCGGCCGTCGTCGAGATCATCGTGAAGAAGAACGCCCGCGTGCGGTACACGACCATCCAGAACTGGTCGAACAACGTCTATAACCTCGTCACGAAACGCGCGACGGCAGCCGCGGGCGCGACCATGGAGTGGATCGACGGCAACATCGGTTCGAAGGTCACCATGAAGTACCCGTCGATCTACCTGATGGGCGAGCACGCCAAGGGCGAGACCCTGTCCGTCGCCTTCGCCGGCCCCGGTCAGCACCAGGACGCCGGCGCGAAGATGATCCACATGGCGCCGTACACGCAGTCGTCGATCGTCTCGAAGTCGATCGCGCGCGGCGGGGGACGCGCCGGCTACCGCGGAGAAGTGCGGGTCGACCAGAACGCCCACCACGCAGCGAACACCGTGCGCTGCGACGCCCTGCTCGTCGACACGATCTCGCGGTCCGACACCTACCCGGCCATCGACATCCGCGTCGATGACGTGCAGCTCGGCCACGAGGCGACCGTGTCGCGCGTGAGCGAAGAGCAGCTCTTCTACCTGATGTCACGCGGAATGCCCGAAGACGAGGCCATGGCGATGATCGTGCGCGGCTTCATCGAGCCGATCGCGCGTGAACTTCCCATGGAATACGCACTCGAACTCAACAAGCTCATCGAAATGGGCATGGAAGGCTCTGTCGGATGA
- the sufD gene encoding Fe-S cluster assembly protein SufD, translating to MSTATTPTPTTAASGPTSEQHGIKKHTDGGWGLVPIQTRSERFHSTNVEDFPAITGREATWKYTPVARIAELTSGELDGSPYEVTTTDTAGVSIAWVDRDDVRIGGAGKPEERASANAWTSFEKALVISVTGEDDKEFTLTRSELGQGARGAHTIIEAAPFSRATLILQNSGAAHLTENVEIVLGESSALTVVTVQEWDDDALHVATHFASIGRDALLKHIAVTLGGGVVRLNPAAHLVGAGSDAELLGAYFADAGQHLEQQVYVFHDAPHTRSRVTYKGALQGEGARTVWVGDVLIGPKAVGTDTYEQNRNLVLTDGARADSVPNLEIETGDILGAGHASATGRFDDEQLFYLQSRGITEDEARRLVVRGFLAEIVQKIGSPALQERLTAAIEAELTALASSQDGDAQAAGIEPADAGEK from the coding sequence ATGAGCACGGCTACAACACCGACGCCCACCACCGCGGCCTCCGGCCCGACATCTGAACAGCACGGAATCAAGAAGCACACCGACGGTGGATGGGGACTGGTCCCCATCCAGACACGGTCCGAGCGCTTCCATTCCACGAATGTCGAAGACTTCCCGGCCATCACAGGCCGCGAAGCCACCTGGAAGTACACGCCGGTCGCCCGGATCGCCGAGTTGACCTCGGGCGAGCTCGACGGCTCGCCTTACGAGGTCACGACGACCGACACCGCCGGCGTGAGCATCGCCTGGGTCGACCGCGACGACGTTCGCATCGGCGGAGCGGGCAAGCCGGAGGAGCGCGCCTCCGCGAACGCGTGGACGAGCTTCGAGAAGGCCCTGGTGATCTCGGTCACCGGTGAGGACGACAAGGAGTTCACACTCACCCGGTCCGAGCTCGGCCAGGGCGCGCGTGGTGCCCACACGATCATCGAGGCCGCGCCGTTCAGTCGTGCCACTCTCATCCTCCAGAACTCCGGCGCGGCGCACCTGACGGAGAACGTCGAAATCGTCCTCGGCGAATCCTCGGCGCTCACCGTCGTGACCGTCCAGGAATGGGATGACGATGCGCTCCACGTGGCGACTCACTTCGCCTCCATCGGACGTGACGCCCTCCTGAAGCACATCGCCGTCACGCTCGGCGGCGGTGTCGTGCGACTCAACCCCGCCGCTCACCTCGTCGGAGCCGGCTCCGACGCCGAACTGCTCGGCGCATACTTCGCCGATGCCGGACAGCACCTCGAGCAGCAGGTCTATGTCTTCCACGACGCGCCCCACACCCGCAGCCGTGTCACCTACAAGGGCGCGCTGCAGGGCGAGGGGGCGCGCACGGTCTGGGTGGGCGACGTGCTGATCGGGCCGAAGGCCGTCGGTACCGACACCTACGAGCAGAACCGCAACCTCGTGCTCACCGACGGCGCCCGCGCGGACTCCGTGCCGAACCTCGAGATCGAGACCGGGGACATCCTCGGCGCCGGTCACGCGAGCGCGACCGGCCGGTTCGACGACGAGCAGCTCTTCTACCTGCAGTCGCGCGGCATCACCGAAGACGAGGCGCGCCGCCTGGTCGTGCGCGGCTTCCTTGCCGAGATCGTCCAGAAGATCGGGTCGCCCGCCCTGCAGGAGCGCCTCACTGCTGCGATCGAAGCGGAGCTCACGGCCCTCGCATCGTCGCAGGACGGCGATGCGCAGGCTGCCGGCATCGAACCCGCCGACGCGGGAGAGAAGTAG
- a CDS encoding non-heme iron oxygenase ferredoxin subunit, with protein sequence MGARACSFDELVENQAIRVVIEGIPIAVVKDSSGSVHAIGDTCTHGEISLSEGFVEDETLECWAHGSQFSLVTGKPLNLPAYEPVPVYPVELIDGDVYIDPTATKVI encoded by the coding sequence GTGGGCGCGCGCGCGTGCTCGTTCGACGAGCTCGTCGAGAACCAGGCGATCCGCGTCGTGATCGAGGGCATCCCCATCGCTGTGGTCAAGGACTCGTCCGGGTCCGTGCACGCCATAGGCGACACCTGCACGCACGGCGAGATCTCGCTCTCCGAGGGCTTCGTCGAAGACGAGACCCTCGAATGCTGGGCCCACGGCTCGCAGTTCTCGCTCGTCACGGGCAAACCCCTGAACCTCCCGGCGTACGAGCCGGTCCCCGTCTACCCGGTCGAGCTGATCGACGGAGACGTCTACATCGACCCGACCGCAACGAAAGTGATTTAG
- the sufC gene encoding Fe-S cluster assembly ATPase SufC, protein MSVLEIRDLHVTVETEQGTKPILNGVDLTIREGEIHAIMGPNGSGKSTLAYTIAGHPKYKVTHGTITLDGEDVLAMTVDARARAGIFLAMQYPVEIPGVTNQNFLRTAKTAIEGEAPAIRGWVKEVRETMTRLRMDTSFAERNVNEGFSGGEKKRNEILQLELLKPKFAVLDETDSGLDVDALKVVSEGVNRAKENTGLGIMLITHYTRILRYIKPDFVHVFVAGRVAEEGGPELADRLEDEGYDRYTETPEPAVETDVPAPAEA, encoded by the coding sequence ATGTCAGTTCTTGAGATCCGCGACCTCCACGTCACCGTCGAGACCGAGCAGGGCACCAAGCCCATCCTCAACGGTGTCGACCTGACGATTCGCGAAGGCGAGATCCACGCCATCATGGGCCCGAACGGTTCCGGCAAGTCGACCCTCGCCTACACGATCGCAGGGCACCCGAAGTACAAGGTGACCCACGGCACCATCACCCTCGACGGCGAGGACGTCCTCGCGATGACGGTCGACGCGCGTGCACGTGCAGGCATCTTCCTGGCCATGCAGTACCCCGTCGAGATCCCCGGCGTCACCAACCAGAACTTCCTGCGCACGGCCAAGACCGCGATCGAGGGCGAAGCTCCGGCCATCCGCGGATGGGTCAAGGAGGTCCGCGAGACGATGACCAGGCTGCGCATGGACACCTCCTTCGCCGAGCGCAACGTCAACGAAGGCTTCTCCGGCGGCGAGAAGAAGCGCAACGAGATCCTCCAGCTCGAACTCCTCAAGCCCAAGTTCGCTGTGCTCGACGAGACGGACTCCGGTCTCGACGTGGACGCGCTCAAGGTCGTCTCCGAGGGTGTCAACCGCGCCAAAGAGAACACCGGGCTCGGGATCATGCTGATCACGCACTACACGCGCATCCTCCGCTACATCAAGCCGGACTTCGTGCACGTGTTCGTCGCCGGCCGCGTCGCCGAAGAAGGCGGCCCGGAGCTGGCCGACCGTCTGGAAGACGAAGGATACGACCGCTACACGGAGACGCCGGAGCCGGCTGTCGAAACCGACGTACCCGCCCCGGCAGAGGCGTAG
- a CDS encoding metal-sulfur cluster assembly factor: MVATLSPELFDQVEEALKDVVDPELGVNVVDLGLIYDLGWDDENNALIISMTLTSAGCPLTDVLEEQTAESLDGIVEAFRINWVWMPPWGPERITDDGRDMMRAIGFAI; encoded by the coding sequence ATGGTTGCGACCCTGAGTCCGGAGCTCTTCGACCAGGTCGAAGAGGCTCTGAAAGACGTGGTCGACCCCGAACTCGGGGTGAACGTGGTTGACCTCGGCCTGATCTACGATCTCGGCTGGGACGACGAGAACAACGCACTCATCATCTCCATGACCCTGACGAGCGCCGGATGCCCGCTCACCGACGTACTCGAGGAGCAGACCGCCGAATCGCTCGACGGAATCGTCGAAGCGTTCCGGATCAACTGGGTCTGGATGCCGCCGTGGGGTCCAGAGCGGATCACCGACGACGGTCGCGACATGATGCGGGCGATCGGCTTCGCGATCTGA